One Nicotiana sylvestris chromosome 12, ASM39365v2, whole genome shotgun sequence genomic window carries:
- the LOC138883625 gene encoding uncharacterized protein, whose product MALYEALYGRRYRSLVRWFEVGETELYGPDLIHQAIEKLKVIQERLRTAQSRQKSYSNVRRNDLEFEVSYELELPSKLEFVHPIFRVSMLRKCIGDPSRVVLIKDVQVIEDLSYEEVPVAILD is encoded by the exons ATGGCTCTATACGAGGCACTGTATGGGAGAAGATATAGATCACTAGTTAGATGGtttgaagtcggtgaaacagaattatatggcccagatttgattcaccaagccatTGAGAAGCTGAAAGTGATACAAGAACGACTGAGGACGGCACAAAGTAGGCAAAAGTCTTATTCCAATGTCCGACGTaatgatctagagtttgag GTttcttatgagttagaattgccatccaaattggaatttgtccacccgataTTCCGTGTATccatgttgaggaaatgtattggagacccttctcgggTCGTCcttatcaaagatgtacaagttatagaggatctatcatatgaagaagtgccagtggctatattagattgA